The segment AGTTCTTGTGTTCTTTAGTTGCCGAGTTCTTTAGTTCTCGTATTCTTTAATTCTTTAGTTCTTGTGTTCTTTAGTTCTTGTGTTCTTTAATTCTTTAGTTCCCGTGTTCTTTAGTTCTCGTGTTCTTTAATTCTTTAGTTCTTGTGTTCTTTAGCCCTCGTATTCTTTAATTCTTTAGTTCTTGTGTTCTTTAGATCTCATGTTCTAATATTCTGTAGTCCTTTTTTTCTCgtgttttttaattctttagTTCCTATGTTCTTTAGTTCCCGTGTTCTTTAGTTCCCGTGTTCTTTAGTTCTCGTGTTCTTTAGTTCCCGTGTTCTTTAGTTCTCatgttctttagttttttagttttagttttctttttttagaccTCGTGTTCTTTAGTTCCCGTGTTCTTTAGTTCCCGTGTTCTTTAGTTCCCGTGTTCTTTAGTTCTCGTGTTCTTTAGTTCCCGTGTTCTTTAGTTCTCGTGTTCTTTAATTCTTTAGTTCTTGTGTTCTTTGGTTTCCGAGTTCTTTAGTTCTCGTATTCTTTAATTCTTTAGTTCTTGTGTTCTTTAGTTGCCGAGTTCTTTAGTTCTCGTATTCTTTAGTTCTTGTGTTCTTTAGttcttgtgttttttaattctttagTTCCCGTGTTCTTTAGTTCTCGTGTTCTTTAATTCTTTAGTTCTTGTGTTCTTTAGTTCCCGAGTTCTTTAGCCCTCGTATTCTTTAATTCTTTAGTTCTTGTGTTCTTTAGTTCCTGTGTTCTTTAGATCTCATGTTCTAATATTCTgtagttcttttttttctcgtgttttttaattctttagTTCCTATGTTCTTTAGCCCTCGTATTCTTTAGttcttgtattttttagttCTTGTGTTCTTTAGACCTCATATTCTTTAGTTTTTGTGTTCTTTAGTTCCCGAGTTCTTTAGTTCTTGTATTCTTTAATTCTTTAGTTCTTGTATTCTTTAGTTCTCatgttctttagttttttagttttagttttctttttttagaccTCGTGTTCTTTAGTTCCCGTGTTCTTTAGTTCCCGTGTTCTTTAGTTCCCGTGTTCTTTAGTTCTCGTGTTCTTTAGTTCTCGTGTTCTTTAATTCTTTAGTTCTTGTGTTCTTTGGTTTCCGAGTTCTTTAGTTCTCGTATTCTTTAATTCTTGTGTTCTTTAGTTCCCGTGTTCTTTAGTTCTTGTGTTCTTTAGTTCTCATGTTCTTTTATTCTTTAGTTCTTGTGTTCTTTAGACCTCATGTTCTTTAGTTCCCGGGTTCTTTAGTTCTCgtgttctttaattatttagttcTTGTGTTCTTTAGTTCCCGTGTTCTTTAGTTCTTgtgttctttaattatttagttcTTGTGTTCTTTAGTTCCCGTGTTCTTTAGTTCTTGTGTTCTTTAGATCTCATGTTCTAATATTCTGTAGTTCTTTATTTCTCGTGTTTTGTAATTCTTTAGTTCTCGTGTTCTTTAGTTCCTATGTTCTTTAGTTCCTATGTTCTTTAGTTCTTTTATTCTTTAGTTCTTTTATTCTTTAGTTCTTGTGTTCTTTAAACCTTGTGTTCTTTAGTTCCTATGTTCTTTAGTTCTTTTATGCTTTAGTTCTTGTGTTCTTTAAACCTCGTGTTCTTTAGGTCCCGTGTTCTTTATTTCTCgtgttttttaattctttagTTCTCGTGTTCTTTAGGTCTCATATTCTTTAGttcttgtattttttagttCTTGTGTTCTTTAGTTCTTGAGTTCTTTAGTTCTTGTATTCTTTAGttcttgtattttttagttctcatgttttttagttttttttagttCTCATGTTCTTTTTTTAGTTCTCCAGTTCTTAAGGAGAATCACAGTGGGTGGGGCAGTTGATGAAATGGTAGAAACCTGGTGCTCAGGATTTTCTTTCTGGGAACACCATTTTTgcagggtggtcataatgttttggctcattagtgtGAAGTCGTGTTTATACTTGTGGTTCGGGTTCCTTTGTGACCCAGTGCACGGCGTAGCGCGTAACGTTTTTATTTAGCcgccttgctggaccttgtatAAATGATGCGCGAGACCTTTAGGGGGCGCCAGAGTGTTTAGTGCACCATAGCTGTAAAGTAAGCTTCAGACTTACTGTAAAGAACCGCACTAACCGAGCGATCACACCAGGGTTCGTTTTCATCCAGACGAAGCTGAAGAGTAGAGACACGCCCTAATTAAACCATCTTGCTAGTCCTATCGCAGTAAAAATCTGATCCGGCGTGTCTCACTAAGAGGAGATTTGTTGTTTGTAGGGTGATATAGGTGTTGGATAATGTTTCTCGAGTTCCCTGTCTGTTACGATCTTGTAAGAAAAGGGTGCACTTACCCCGCCCCGTCCTGCCCCGCCCCTGTCCCCCCTCTGTCTGTGTAGTGCACGGTGCAGGTGAAGCTGGAGCTGGGTCACCGCGCTCAGCTCAGGAAGAAGGCCACGTCCGAGGGGTTCACCCACGACTGGATGGTGTTCGTGCGCGGACCGGAGAACAGCGACATCCAGCACTTCGTGGATAAGGTCATCTTCCGCCTCCACGAGAGCTTCCCCAAACCCAAGAGAGGTACGTCACAGCCACGCCCTTGcggtcgtgtagtgtgtagAATATACAGGAAAATGAAGACGCTCGAGACGCCTGACTGGTGCTGCAATAGTGACCTCTGCTGTCCGGTCGATGCACCAGCAATAGTGGTGGAGGAACTCGTAGGGCGTAGTGTGACTCTCCACATGCAGTTCTGTCCGTGGTGTGTTACCGCACCCGGAACACCAGACCAGtattcagaaggtcgctggttcaaaccccacccccACCAAGGGTGTACATTGGCGGGAGGTAATACAGGTAGGTTGGTAAGTCTGCCGTCCTCCTATTGGTGGATTACAGACCATCCTCAGAGCAGTGGTCACCCAGCGACCTTCTGACATTTTTGATGCTGACCCTTGGTAACCGTTAGCTGTGTTGTTGACATGTGAAATATGGACTGATCATGTGACTGGTGTTGGTTGCAGTGTGTAAGGAGCCGCCGTATAAGGTGGAGGAGTCGGGCTACGCTGGATTTCTGATGCCCATCGAGGTTTACTTCAAAAACAAGgtgagagcacacacacacacacaggtcatcacacacacacacaggtcatcacacacacacaggtcatcacacacacatacaggtcatcacacacacacaggtcatcacacacacatacaggtcatcacacacacatacaggtcatcacacacacatacaggtcatcacacacacacacaggtcatcacacacacaggttttcgGCCGCGGTTTACCATGTAGTTCTTTAGTTCTCGGGTTCTTTAGTTCTCGGGTTCTTTAGTTCTTtaattcttttgtttttttagttCATGTGTTTGTAAGGTTCTTCTGTTCTTCTGTTCTTTAGTTCTCGTGTTTTTAGTTCTTTAGTTCTTATGTTTTTTAGTTCTTATGTTTTTTTAGTTCTCATGTTCTTTAGTTCTTATGCTTTTAGTTCTTTAGTTTTCGTGTTTTTAGTTCTTTAGTTCTCGTGTTTTTAGTTCTTTAGTTCTCGTGTTTTTAGTTCTTTAGTTCTTGTGTTTTTAGTCCTTTAGTTCTTATGTTTTTTAGTTCTTATGTTtcttagtttttatgttttttagttCTCGTGTTTTTTAGTTCTTTAGTTCTCATGTTCTTTAGTTCTCGTGTTTTTAGTTCTTTAGTTCTTGTGTTTTTAGTCCTTTAGTTCTCGTGTTTTTAGTTCTTTAGTTCTTGTGTTTTTAGTTCTTTAGTTCTCGTGTTTTTAGTTCTTTAGTTCTTGTGTTTTTAGTCCTTTAGTTCTTATGTTTTTTAGTTCTTATGTTTCTTAGTTCTTATGTTTTTTAGTTCTCGTGTTTTTAGTTCTTTAGTTCTTGTGTTTTTAGTCCTTTAGTTCTTATGTTTCTTAGTTCTTATGTTTTTTAGTTCTCGTGTTTTTTAGTTCTTTAGTTCTTATGTTTTTAGTTCTTTAGTTCTTGTGTTTTTAGTCCTTATGTTTTTTAGTTCTCGTGTTTTTTAGTTCTTTAGTTCTTATGTTTTTTAGTTCTCGTGTTTATTAGTTCTTTAGTTCTCATGTTCTTTAGTTCTCGTGTTTTTAGTTCTTTAGTTCTTATGTTTTTAGTTCTTTAGTTCTTGTGTTTTTAGTCCTTATGTTTTTTAGTTCTCGTGTTTTTTAGTTCTTTAGTTCTTATGTTTTTTAGTTCTCGTGTTTTTAGTTCTTTAGTTCTCGTGTTTTTTAGTTCTCGTGTTTTTTAGTTCTTTAGTTCTTATGTTTTTTAGTTCTCGTGTTTTTAGTTCTTTAGTTCTCGTGTTTTTCAGTTCTTTAGTTCTTATGTTTTTTAGTTCTCGTGTTTTTAGTTCTTTAGTTCTCGTGTTTTTTAGTTCTCGTGTTTTTTAGTTCTTTAGTTCTCATGTTCTTTAGTTCTTATGTGCTTCAGATCGTATGTTCTTTAGTTCTTAACCCCCAGAACTCAAGACGCTGCTTGACCGAGTAAAATGTGGTGTCGGCTGTGtattggggggtgggggtggggttgAATGGGTTTTTGGGGGTTTGGAGTCTCGTCCTCTTAGATTTTTTTGGTTCCTCTCCTCCCCCACCTCTGCTCACTGGCTCTCTGCCCTTCACCCACCCAGTGTGTCACCTTCGGGGTCAGAGGCTCTTCCTCTTACCCACATGCTGAAGTAGTTTCCTCTCTGTGGTGTGTATAGAGAtgttacacgcacacacacacacacacacacacacacacatacagatcaGTCATCTCTGAGGAAGGAGATGCCAGCGCTTGATAAACATGCCATCATGTACATGCACCGATTATCTCCCACCTCACCTCTGCTTCAGGAGAGAACTACAGAAGTTCTTATGATGTTTCATCTCAAGttcttcagtgtgtgtgtgtatgtgtaagtgtgtgtgtgtgtatctctgtgtgtgtgtgtgtgtgtgtgtgtatatatatatgtgtgtgtgtatttgtttgtgtgtgtatctgtgtgtgtgtatcagagtgtgtgtgtgtgtgtgtgtgtgtgtatgtatatatatatatatatatatatatatatatatatatatatatatatacagtatatctgtgtgtgtatttgtttgtgtgtgtgtgtctgtgtgtgtgtgtatcagagtgtgtgtgtgtgtgtgtgtgtgtatatatatatatatctgtgtgtatttgtttgtgtgtctgtgtgtgtgtatcagtgtgtgtgtatctttgtgtgtgtgtgtatatatatccgtgtgtgtatttgtttgtctgtgtgtatctgtgtgtgtatctgtgtgtgtgtatctgtgtgtgtgtgtatcagagtgtgtgtgtgtatctgtgtgtgtgtgtatctgtgtgtgtgtgtatatgtgtgtgtatctgtgtgtgtgtgtgtgtatctgtgtgtgtgtatcagagtgtgtgtgtatcagtgtgtgtgtgtatcagtgtgtgtgtgtgtatcagtgtgtgtgtgtgtatctgtgtgtgtatctgtgtgtgtatctgtgtgtgtgtgtgtatctgtgtgtgtgtgtatcagtgtgtgtatcagagtgtgtgtgtatcagtgtgtgtgtatcagtgtgtgtgtatcagtgtgtgtgtgtgtatctgtgtgtgtatctgtgtgtgtatcagtgtgtgtatgtgtgtgtatatatctgtgtgtgtgtgtatcagtgtgtgtgtatctgtgtgtgtgtgtatatatctgtgtgtgtgtatctgtgtgtgtgtgtgtatatatctgtgtgtatcagagtgtgtgtatctgtgtgtgtgtatctgtgtgtgtgtgtgtgtatctgtgtgtgtgtgtgtgtgagcgtatAAACACTCGCTCCATCATGTTGTTGCTCTGAATGTGATGTTGAACAGGAGGAGCCGAAGAAAGTTCTCTTTAACTACGACCTCTTCCTGAACCTGGAGGGGAACCCGCCCGTCAATCACCTGCGCTGTGAGAAGCTCACCTTCAACAACCCCACCCGCGACTTCCGCAAGAAACTGGTCAAGGCTGGAGGGGTGAGTGATGCATTCTGGGAGTCCCAGTACTTTTGATCTCAGTTTTTCTGAGCAACGGTGatgagcatgttctccctctttATCCTCCCTCTCTTCTCTCTGTCTCAGATCATCGTGGTCCCTGAGGGGGCGGAGCTGGTGTCCAGGCAGAGTCCAGACTACCCCATCCTTCCCACCATCCCCATGTCGGCCTTCTCCGACCCAAAGAAGAGCAAAAGCTCCCAGGGGCCCAAGGTCTGCAGAACACACTCGCTCGTCCTCATGctgctgttttttctttttacactcGGTTTGTTGGTGCTAAATTTCCCTCACTGACTGGGCTGGGTCAGAGACTTTATACAGGTCAGGGGTGAGTTtacactgagaccctgaccatgCCAAATGTATACCACTGGTTCCACCCCGCCCTGCGTGCTAAAAACTTGCCCCAGTGATGAGGAGACACagtcgtgtgtctgtgtgagagcTCATGTTATATATGTAACAATATAACATGTATAACATATATAACAAACatacataacacatacaaatataacatgtaatatataacatttataatatatgtaacaatatataacatatactgtatatgttatgtgttaaacattatatataacATACACAACACATAACAGAAATATAACAtgtaatatataacatatacagtacatactgtatatacacagtgggggaaataagtatttgatcccctgctgattttgtaagtttacccccttacaaagacttgaacagtctataatttttatggaaggtttattttaacagagagagacagaatatcaacaaaaaatccagaaaaaaaacattaaataaaagttataaattaatttgtatttaattaagggaaataagtatttgatcccctaccaaccagcaagaattctgacccccacagaccggttatgtgcccatgaggaacacaaattagtcctgtccctgtataaaagactcctgtcacagaatcagtttcttccgttcaaatctctccaccaccatgggcaagaccaaagagctatcaaagattgtagacctgcacaaggctggaatgggctacaagaccatcagcaagaagcttggtgagaaagagaccactgttggtgcgatcattcgaaaatggaagaaatacaagatcacagtcaatcaccctcactctggagctccatgcaagatctcacctggtggggtaagaatgattctgagaaaggtgaggtcagtccagaattacacgggaggagcttgtcaatgatctcaagggagctgggagcagagaaatgctggatatgaccccaagaacaccatccccaccgggcatttctctgcctccaaacacggcgagtggagttgatgccaaagagctcaattttggtctcatctgaccatatcacattctcccaagctttctctgaatcattcaggtgttcattggcaaacttcagacgggcctgtacatgagccttcttgagcagagggactttgcgggcactgcaggatctcaatccattacggcgaagtgtgttactaatggttttcttggtgactctgctcccagctcccttgagatcattgacaagctcctcccgtgtaattctggactgacctcacctttctcagaatcattcttaccccaccaggtgagatcttgcatggagctccagagtgagggtgattgactgtgatcttgtatttcttccattttcgaatgatcgcaccaacagtggtctctttctcaccaagcttcttgctgatggtcttgtagcccattccagccttgtgcaggtctacaatcttgtccctgacgtcctttgatagctctttggtcttgcccatggtggtggagagatttgaacggaagaaactgattctgtgacaggagtcttttatacagggacaggactaatttgtgttcctcatgggcacataaccggtctgtgggggtcagaattcttgctggttggtaggggatcaaatacttatttcccttaattaaatacaaattaatttataacttttatttaatgttttttttctggattttttgttgatattctgtctctctctgttaaaataaaccttccataaaaattatagactgttcaagtctttgtaagggggtaaacttacaaaatcagcaggggatcaaatacttatttcccccactatatatatatataacaatatataacaATGTTTAACATATAACacaacatatacagtataacatgCATAACACAGCATGTATACAAATATAACATgtagtatataatatatttataacatatataacaaTGCATACCATATATTCAAacgtaatatatataatatttaacatatttataatatatgtatcAATGAATACCATAATGTATAACATAGTTAGTTCATTACATATATAATGCATAACATAATTACAAATATAACATGTCACTTATTTAATATGAcagaatgtacagtatgttataATTCATGTaactatatatctatatcacAAAATGTATAACATAATTATAACAGCTACATAACATATATATGTTgcatattatatatacaaataaaacataCGATGTATACCATGTAACATACATCAAATATAACATGTAACATATTCCCTGGATTTTCCCTCCGttatctcccagtttagtcTCATCCAATCCCCCGGCACATGTCCCGTCTGCGGCTGCTTCTTATAATGCGCCGGTGtttggttcccacacagagctgtatcacgtacagagagccacgctaagctccgTGTGGCTCTGGGGCCCGATCCAGTCCCGGGGATCACATATTGCAGCGGGAAGAGCCCCCATtcgactgtctctctctctcaaagatgaccaacagtGCTTATACGCACGCCCGGTCAGGTCTGCGGATCCTCTGAGATTGTTCTGTCCGTGCACCCCAAAAACGAAATCTGTTCTGAGTGTGACTCTGTTACTCCTTTCATTTCATTGTGATTCGTCTCTCTTTCTCTGACAGGAGCTCTCTAAAGAGAACAGTGCTGTTCCTAAAGCTGCCAAACCCCACAAACTAGCCAAGGAGCATCGCGAGCGACCCCGCAAAGACTCCGAGAGCAAGAGCGTGTCCAAGGGAGACCCGGAACGAGAAAGCAACAGTAAAAGCACTCGCGACTCTTCGTCCTTCTCCTCCTCATCGTCATCCTCGAAAAAACCTGAGATCAAAGTAAAAGAGGAGAGCAAAGCTCCCCCTAAAGCTGCTTTTAAGGAGCCCAAGCTGACCGTTAAGGAGCCTAAGATGGAGGGGACGTCTCCTAAAGGTGGGGGTCCGGGAGGAGGCGGCGGTGGAGGCGGAGGAGGAACCGAGAGCAAATCGGCCAGCAAACGCCCCTCCAACGCCGACTCGCCCAAATCCAGCATCAAGAAGCCCAAAAAGGTGGGAGGAGGGGAGGGGCAGAAGAGTTCCGGGGGCGGGGCCAACCCCGGGACCTCGCCCCGCATCCCGTCCTccacctccacctcctcctccctGACTCCGGGGGCGGTATCCGGGGACAAGAAGAGCTCGAAAGACAGGGCGCGCTGGAGCAAAGTCAAACCCGAGACCCCCGAGGTGAAAGAGCAGAAGAAGCCGGCCGAGTCGGACGAGTCGAACTCTGACGACGAGCTTTCGTCCAAGTCTGAGGTCAGAGCGAGATCAGCGCTGCAGATGGTGAAGATGAGCGTTAGACGCGCGCCTCCTTCTCTAAATCATTCACATTTAATACTGACACGCATGAACCCTCGCCCCTCTCATTCTCAAATCTCATTCATTATTCcttctttcatcttttatctttctgcttttttatttttgtttttgttatttattttctgtatattttatttctttgttgcgctttcattttcttttttcattttaccacttatttatttttctctttaccTCTTTACCTATTCTGGTTGTTCTGGTCTAcattttttcctttattttcttcttccaccaattttttttttcttttattattttttatatttattttgaatGTCTTTCCTCACACCTTCCCTTTATTCCATTTCtcccttctttttttctttttttgtttgttgctGTTTTATTTCTCACACCAGTTGTTCTTTTGCACATTTAACTTGTCttgtgtatatacgtatatatatatatatatatatatacaggggttggacaaaataactgaaacacctgtcattttagtgtgggaggtttcatggctaaattggaccagtctggtggccaatcttcattaattgcacattgcaccagtaagagcagagtgtgaaggttcaattagcagggtaagagcacagttttgctcaaaatattgcaatgcacacaacattatgggtgacataccagagttcaaaagaggacaaattgttggtgcacgtcttgctggcgcatctgtgaccaagacagcaagtctttgtgatgtattaagagccacggtatccagggtaatgtcagcataccaccaagaaggacaaaccacatccaacaggattaactgtggacgcaagaggaagctgtctgaaagggatgttcgggtgctaacccggatcgtatccaaaaaacataaaaccacggctgcccaaatcacggcaggattaaatgtgcacctcgactctcctgtttccaccagaactgtccgtcgggagctccacagggtcgatatacacggccgggctgctatagccaaacctttggtcactcgtgccgatgccaaacgtcggtttcaatggtgcaaggagcgcaaatcttgggctgtggacaatgtgaaacatgtattgttctctgatgagtccacctttactgttttccccacatccgggagagttactgtgtggagaagccccaaagaagcgtaccacccagactgttgcatgcccagagtgaagcatgggggtggatcagtgatggtttgggctgccatatcatggcattccctcggcccgatacttgtgctagatgggcgcgtcactgccaaggactaccgaaccattctggaggaccatgtgcatccaatggcggtgccgtgtatcaggatgacaatgcaccaatacacacagcaagactggtgaaagattggtttgatgaacatgaaagtgaagttgaacatctcccatggcctgcacagtcaccagatctaaatattattgagccactttggggggttttggagaagcgagtcaggaaacgttttcctccaccagcatcacgtagtgacctggccactatcctgcaagaagaatggcttaaaatccctctgaccactgtgcaggacttgtatatgtcatttccaagaagaattgacgctgtattggccgtaaaaggaggccctacaccatactaatacattattgtggtctaaaaccaggtgtttcagtttcattgtccaacccctatatatgtatatatgtgtattttatcgtaattttcttttttattctaccATTTCActatttttctgtttatattttGGCTCTTTTATTCTCTTCCACAAacatttttctgtttgttttttttatattattactatttttttatttatattggacatctttcctttttcctttattctgttttttctttaatttattttttgtttgtttttttatttttctcactAATTCTTCTGCGCATTTGGCTTTTTTATTTcctgtatattttatttctttgattataattttcttcttttattcttctttattttttcttcacattctgtttgttttttcaccatttttatttttcctttattCTGTTCATTCTCCAACTTTTTGTTAGACTTTTTCATTTCCTATCGATCTTatttctttgatttttttttttttttattttttttttttcatccatTCTCAAtttctctattttttttatttatattctgtTCTTCCAccaattttttcccttttttattatctttatttttactttttacactAATTGTTTTACTTCTTCTGCACATTTGATATTTTTATatccttattttttattcttctcCTTTTCTATTATTCATTTTcttactttattctttcatttctctctttatattcagtttttttctgttattcttttctttctctaacagtttttctttcttttatttttatatataataaaaaaaaaaaaatttcttccttttttcttcttttttaatggactttttattttctgttttttatttctttgatcCTAATTTTCTTCCTTCATTCtcaatttctttatttttctctgtataTTTTGgttgttcctttatttttttcttccacaaactttttttaattattttttttatatttattctgGACATCTTtcctttttacttatttatgtcctgtattttttatttccatGATTCCTTGATTAgaattttcttcttttatcCTTATTCTGTGTTGTTTCTCTCTTTTTATTCCCCACTCCTTTTCCCATGTATCCACCCTGTATGTCTTTTTCCCCACCTGCTTTCTGTGCATCCTCCTCACGTCCTCTTTTTGTTCTCTCTGTGTATTTTGGTTACAGCCCTCGGCTCCCTCCAGCCCCTCGAATTCCAGCTCCAGTTCGGACTCCAGTTCAGATTCAGACTTCGAGCCCCAGCAGAAACAAGGCCAAGGTACGTGGACATCAGTGCTGGCTCAGGAGAAGCACAGACTAGCACATGCTACATCAAACACATCTAAACCAGTCACCACATCTAAACCAGTCACCCCTATGTGTGTGGTGTAGGGCCGCTGCGCTCCATGGTGGAGGACATGCAGTCCGAGGAGTCCGACGAGGACGACAGCAGCTCGGACGACGAGACGCCGGTCAAGAACAACCCGCCCAACCGGGACTCCAGGTTTCTGTCTCTTCTTTATCCTTCTTTATCCATTTTATGGGTTTCTCCCTCtctcctttttattatttatttatttttgtttgtttttgtttgttttttggtcGGTTGGTATAAATAATTTGGGGGGAGGGTTGAGGGGCGTCAGTGACTTATCAAACTTACATTTGCAGTATTTAGTGGGCACTTTCATCCAAAACGAACTACAATTGTGACCGAATACAATTttgaccttgctcaggggtccaacagtggcaacttggcagtggtggggcttaaactagcAAGCTTCTGATTACCTTAACCTCATTTTTCAGGCTGAGCTTGGACAGCGAGAGT is part of the Trichomycterus rosablanca isolate fTriRos1 chromosome 7, fTriRos1.hap1, whole genome shotgun sequence genome and harbors:
- the mllt1a gene encoding protein ENL isoform X2; the encoded protein is MEDQCTVQVKLELGHRAQLRKKATSEGFTHDWMVFVRGPENSDIQHFVDKVIFRLHESFPKPKRVCKEPPYKVEESGYAGFLMPIEVYFKNKEEPKKVLFNYDLFLNLEGNPPVNHLRCEKLTFNNPTRDFRKKLVKAGGIIVVPEGAELVSRQSPDYPILPTIPMSAFSDPKKSKSSQGPKELSKENSAVPKAAKPHKLAKEHRERPRKDSESKSVSKGDPERESNSKSTRDSSSFSSSSSSSKKPEIKVKEESKAPPKAAFKEPKLTVKEPKMEGTSPKGGGPGGGGGGGGGGTESKSASKRPSNADSPKSSIKKPKKVGGGEGQKSSGGGANPGTSPRIPSSTSTSSSLTPGAVSGDKKSSKDRARWSKVKPETPEVKEQKKPAESDESNSDDELSSKSEVRARSALQMPSAPSSPSNSSSSSDSSSDSDFEPQQKQGQGPLRSMVEDMQSEESDEDDSSSDDETPVKNNPPNRDSRLSLDSESDSSDGPQRPSRDPPPPPQKHVTSNNKVVGRKSPDPCIRQEKSMKKGYDKAYTEELVDLHRRLMALRERNVLQQIVNLIEETGHFNVTNTTFDFDLFSLDESTVRKLQSYLEATAT
- the mllt1a gene encoding protein ENL isoform X4 is translated as MEDQCTVQVKLELGHRAQLRKKATSEGFTHDWMVFVRGPENSDIQHFVDKVIFRLHESFPKPKRVCKEPPYKVEESGYAGFLMPIEVYFKNKEEPKKVLFNYDLFLNLEGNPPVNHLRCEKLTFNNPTRDFRKKLVKAGGIIVVPEGAELVSRQSPDYPILPTIPMSAFSDPKKSKSSQGPKELSKENSAVPKAAKPHKLAKEHRERPRKDSESKSVSKGDPERESNSKSTRDSSSFSSSSSSSKKPEIKVKEESKAPPKAAFKEPKLTVKEPKMEGTSPKGGGPGGGGGGGGGGTESKSASKRPSNADSPKSSIKKPKKVGGGEGQKSSGGGANPGTSPRIPSSTSTSSSLTPGAVSGDKKSSKDRARWSKVKPETPEVKEQKKPAESDESNSDDELSSKSEPSAPSSPSNSSSSSDSSSDSDFEPQQKQGQGPLRSMVEDMQSEESDEDDSSSDDETPVKNNPPNRDSRLSLDSESDSSDGPQRPSRDPPPPPQKHVTSNNKVVGRKSPDPCIRQEKSMKKGYDKAYTEELVDLHRRLMALRERNVLQQIVNLIEETGHFNVTNTTFDFDLFSLDESTVRKLQSYLEATAT
- the mllt1a gene encoding protein ENL isoform X1; translated protein: MEDQCTVQVKLELGHRAQLRKKATSEGFTHDWMVFVRGPENSDIQHFVDKVIFRLHESFPKPKRVCKEPPYKVEESGYAGFLMPIEVYFKNKEEPKKVLFNYDLFLNLEGNPPVNHLRCEKLTFNNPTRDFRKKLVKAGGIIVVPEGAELVSRQSPDYPILPTIPMSAFSDPKKSKSSQGPKELSKENSAVPKAAKPHKLAKEHRERPRKDSESKSVSKGDPERESNSKSTRDSSSFSSSSSSSKKPEIKVKEESKAPPKAAFKEPKLTVKEPKMEGTSPKGGGPGGGGGGGGGGTESKSASKRPSNADSPKSSIKKPKKVGGGEGQKSSGGGANPGTSPRIPSSTSTSSSLTPGAVSGDKKSSKDRARWSKVKPETPEVKEQKKPAESDESNSDDELSSKSEVRARSALQMPSAPSSPSNSSSSSDSSSDSDFEPQQKQGQGPLRSMVEDMQSEESDEDDSSSDDETPVKNNPPNRDSRLSLDSESDSSDGPQRPSRDPPPPPQKHVTSNNKVVGRKSPDPCIRQEKSMKKGYDKVGRAYTEELVDLHRRLMALRERNVLQQIVNLIEETGHFNVTNTTFDFDLFSLDESTVRKLQSYLEATAT
- the mllt1a gene encoding protein ENL isoform X3 produces the protein MEDQCTVQVKLELGHRAQLRKKATSEGFTHDWMVFVRGPENSDIQHFVDKVIFRLHESFPKPKRVCKEPPYKVEESGYAGFLMPIEVYFKNKEEPKKVLFNYDLFLNLEGNPPVNHLRCEKLTFNNPTRDFRKKLVKAGGIIVVPEGAELVSRQSPDYPILPTIPMSAFSDPKKSKSSQGPKELSKENSAVPKAAKPHKLAKEHRERPRKDSESKSVSKGDPERESNSKSTRDSSSFSSSSSSSKKPEIKVKEESKAPPKAAFKEPKLTVKEPKMEGTSPKGGGPGGGGGGGGGGTESKSASKRPSNADSPKSSIKKPKKVGGGEGQKSSGGGANPGTSPRIPSSTSTSSSLTPGAVSGDKKSSKDRARWSKVKPETPEVKEQKKPAESDESNSDDELSSKSEPSAPSSPSNSSSSSDSSSDSDFEPQQKQGQGPLRSMVEDMQSEESDEDDSSSDDETPVKNNPPNRDSRLSLDSESDSSDGPQRPSRDPPPPPQKHVTSNNKVVGRKSPDPCIRQEKSMKKGYDKVGRAYTEELVDLHRRLMALRERNVLQQIVNLIEETGHFNVTNTTFDFDLFSLDESTVRKLQSYLEATAT